Proteins found in one Streptomyces sp. CB09001 genomic segment:
- the rpsD gene encoding 30S ribosomal protein S4 — translation MANQPRPKVKKSRALGIALTPKAVKYFEARPYPPGEHGRGRKQNSDYKVRLLEKQRLRAQYDLSERQLVRAYERASKTNMKTGEALVIELERRLDALVLRSGIARTIYQARQMVVHGHIQVNGQKVDKPSFRVRPDDVVQVRERSKEKTLFTIAREGGFAPDGETPRYLQVNLKALAFRLDREPNRKEIPVICDEQLVVEYYAR, via the coding sequence GTGGCGAACCAGCCCCGCCCCAAGGTCAAGAAGTCGCGTGCCCTCGGCATCGCGCTGACCCCGAAGGCCGTCAAGTACTTCGAGGCCCGCCCCTACCCGCCGGGTGAGCACGGCCGCGGCCGCAAGCAGAACTCGGACTACAAGGTCCGTCTGCTCGAGAAGCAGCGTCTGCGCGCGCAGTACGACCTCAGCGAGCGTCAGCTCGTCCGCGCCTACGAGCGTGCCTCCAAGACCAACATGAAGACCGGCGAGGCCCTGGTCATCGAGCTCGAGCGCCGTCTCGACGCGCTGGTCCTGCGTTCGGGCATCGCCCGCACGATCTACCAGGCCCGCCAGATGGTCGTCCACGGCCACATCCAGGTCAACGGCCAGAAGGTCGACAAGCCGTCCTTCCGCGTCCGTCCGGACGACGTGGTGCAGGTGCGCGAGCGCTCCAAGGAGAAGACGCTCTTCACCATCGCCCGCGAAGGTGGCTTCGCCCCCGACGGCGAGACCCCGCGCTACCTCCAGGTGAACCTCAAGGCCCTGGCGTTCCGCCTGGACCGCGAGCCGAACCGCAAGGAGATCCCGGTGATCTGCGACGAGCAGCTCGTCGTCGAGTACTACGCCCGCTGA
- a CDS encoding replication-associated recombination protein A, which translates to MEPDLFTAAAEERQEKDPTGSPLAVRMRPRTLDEVVGQQHLLKPGSPLRRLVGEGASGPAGPSSVILWGPPGTGKTTLAYVVSKATNKRFVELSAITAGVKEVRAVIDGARRAVGGYGKETVLFLDEIHRFSKAQQDSLLPAVENRWVTLIAATTENPYFSVISPLLSRSLLLTLEPLTDDDVRDLLRRALTAERGLGGAVTLPEDTEGHLLRIAGGDARRALTALEAAAGAALDKGEAEIGLTTLEETVDWAAVKYDRDGDQHYDVASALIKSIRGSDVDAALHYLARMIEAGEDPRFIARRLMISASEDIGLADPNALQIAVAAAQAVAMIGFPEAALTLSHATIALALAPKSNAATTAIGAALDDVRKGHTGPVPAHLRDSHYKGAGKLGHGQGYVYPHDLPEGIAAQQYAPDGLKDRTYYTPTRHGAEARYADAVEWTRGHLGRKPS; encoded by the coding sequence GTGGAGCCCGATCTGTTCACCGCCGCAGCCGAAGAACGCCAGGAGAAGGACCCGACCGGCAGCCCCCTCGCCGTGCGGATGCGCCCGCGCACCCTCGACGAGGTCGTCGGCCAGCAGCACCTGCTCAAGCCCGGATCCCCCCTGCGCCGCCTGGTCGGCGAGGGCGCGTCCGGACCCGCGGGGCCCTCCTCGGTCATCCTCTGGGGGCCGCCGGGCACCGGCAAGACCACCCTGGCGTACGTCGTCTCCAAGGCCACCAACAAGCGGTTCGTGGAGCTGTCGGCGATCACCGCGGGCGTCAAGGAGGTCCGTGCGGTCATCGACGGCGCCCGCCGCGCGGTCGGCGGGTACGGCAAGGAGACCGTCCTCTTCCTGGACGAGATCCACCGCTTCAGCAAGGCCCAGCAGGACTCCCTGCTCCCGGCCGTGGAGAACCGCTGGGTCACCCTGATCGCCGCCACCACCGAGAACCCGTACTTCTCGGTGATCTCCCCGCTGCTCTCCCGCTCCCTCCTGCTCACCCTCGAACCCCTCACCGACGACGACGTCCGCGACCTGCTGCGCCGCGCCCTGACCGCCGAGCGCGGCCTGGGGGGCGCCGTCACCCTGCCCGAGGACACCGAGGGGCATCTGCTGCGCATCGCGGGCGGCGACGCCCGGCGCGCGCTCACCGCGCTGGAGGCCGCCGCCGGGGCCGCCCTCGACAAGGGCGAGGCGGAGATCGGCCTGACCACGCTGGAGGAGACGGTCGACTGGGCCGCGGTGAAGTACGACCGCGACGGCGACCAGCACTACGACGTCGCCAGCGCCCTGATCAAGTCCATCCGCGGCTCCGACGTGGACGCCGCCCTGCACTACCTGGCCCGGATGATCGAGGCCGGCGAGGACCCCCGCTTCATTGCCCGACGGCTGATGATCTCGGCCAGCGAGGACATCGGCCTGGCCGATCCGAACGCCCTGCAGATCGCCGTCGCCGCCGCCCAGGCCGTCGCCATGATCGGCTTCCCCGAGGCCGCGCTCACCCTCAGCCACGCCACTATCGCCCTCGCCCTGGCCCCCAAGTCCAACGCCGCGACCACCGCCATCGGCGCCGCCCTGGACGACGTGCGCAAGGGGCACACCGGACCGGTCCCCGCCCACCTGCGCGACAGCCACTACAAGGGCGCGGGCAAGCTCGGACACGGACAGGGCTACGTGTACCCGCACGACCTGCCCGAGGGCATCGCCGCCCAGCAGTACGCCCCGGACGGACTCAAGGACCGGACGTACTACACGCCGACCCGGCACGGCGCCGAGGCCCGGTACGCGGACGCGGTGGAGTGGACCCGCGGGCACCTCGGTCGCAAGCCGTCCTGA
- a CDS encoding vitamin K epoxide reductase family protein — protein MSKTTVKDVSTVAESAPDSGTRTPRTEGGSRALALLLVITGAAGLLAAWVITIDKQKILEAKVAGTTFTPGCSLNPVVSCGNIMESDQASVFGFPNPMLGLVAYGIVICVGVSLLARATYPRWYWLTFNAGCLFGVAFVSWLQFQSLYRINSLCLWCCLAWVATILMFWYVTSFNVRKGFLPAPGWLRGFFGEFTWVLPVLHIGIIGMMILTRWWDFWTS, from the coding sequence ATGAGCAAGACGACAGTGAAGGACGTCTCCACCGTGGCAGAGTCCGCGCCGGACAGCGGCACCCGCACCCCGCGCACCGAGGGCGGCAGCCGGGCCCTCGCGCTGCTCCTGGTGATCACGGGCGCGGCCGGCCTGCTCGCCGCGTGGGTCATCACGATCGACAAGCAGAAGATCCTCGAGGCCAAGGTCGCCGGCACCACGTTCACGCCCGGCTGCAGCCTCAACCCGGTCGTCTCCTGCGGCAACATCATGGAGAGCGACCAGGCCTCCGTCTTCGGCTTCCCCAACCCGATGCTCGGCCTCGTCGCCTACGGCATCGTCATCTGCGTCGGCGTGAGCCTGCTCGCCCGTGCCACCTACCCGCGCTGGTACTGGCTGACCTTCAACGCCGGCTGCCTCTTCGGCGTCGCGTTCGTCTCGTGGCTCCAGTTCCAGTCCCTGTACCGGATCAACTCGCTGTGCCTGTGGTGCTGCCTGGCCTGGGTCGCCACGATCCTGATGTTCTGGTACGTGACGTCCTTCAACGTCCGCAAGGGCTTCCTGCCCGCGCCGGGCTGGCTGCGCGGGTTCTTCGGCGAGTTCACCTGGGTGCTGCCGGTGCTGCACATCGGCATCATCGGCATGATGATCCTCACCCGCTGGTGGGACTTCTGGACCAGCTGA
- the hisS gene encoding histidine--tRNA ligase — protein MSTFKAPKGTYDLLPPDSAKFLAVREAIAAPLRNSGYGYIETPGFENVELFARGVGESTDIVTKEMYVFETKGGDRLALRPETTAPVLRAVLEANLHKAGNLPVKVWYSGSQYRYERPQKGRYRHFSQVGAEAIGAEDPALDAELIILADQSYRALGLQNFRILLNSLGDQECRPVYRAALQDFLRGLDLDEETLRRAEINPLRVLDDKRPDVQKQLTDAPLLRDYLCDACKAYHEEVRELITAAGVVFEDDPKLVRGLDYYTRTTFEFVHDGLGSQSAVGGGGRYDGLSEMIGGPSLPSVGWALGVDRTVLALEAEGIEPDIPSTTSVFAVPLGEEARRILFAKVTELRKNGVAADFSYGGKGLKAAMKAANRSGARYTLVLGERDLAEGVVQLKDMESGEQTAIGVNEIVAELESRLG, from the coding sequence GTGAGCACCTTCAAGGCCCCCAAGGGCACGTACGACCTGCTGCCGCCCGACTCCGCCAAGTTCCTGGCGGTCCGCGAGGCGATCGCCGCCCCGCTGCGCAACTCCGGCTACGGCTACATCGAGACGCCCGGCTTCGAGAACGTCGAGCTGTTCGCGCGCGGTGTCGGCGAGTCCACCGACATCGTGACCAAGGAGATGTACGTCTTCGAGACCAAGGGCGGCGACCGGCTCGCCCTGCGCCCGGAGACCACCGCGCCCGTGCTGCGCGCGGTCCTCGAGGCCAACCTGCACAAGGCGGGCAACCTGCCCGTCAAGGTCTGGTACTCGGGCTCGCAGTACCGCTACGAGCGCCCCCAGAAGGGCCGTTACCGCCACTTCTCCCAGGTGGGCGCCGAGGCGATCGGCGCCGAGGACCCGGCCCTGGACGCCGAACTGATCATCCTGGCCGACCAGTCGTACCGCGCACTCGGCCTGCAGAACTTCCGCATCCTGCTCAACTCCCTGGGCGACCAGGAGTGCCGTCCCGTCTACCGGGCCGCGCTCCAGGACTTCCTGCGGGGGCTCGACCTGGACGAGGAGACCCTGCGCCGCGCGGAGATCAATCCGCTGCGCGTCCTGGACGACAAGCGGCCGGACGTCCAGAAGCAGCTCACCGACGCCCCGCTGCTGCGCGACTACCTGTGCGACGCCTGCAAGGCGTACCACGAGGAGGTACGCGAGCTGATCACGGCGGCGGGCGTGGTCTTCGAGGACGACCCGAAGCTGGTGCGCGGCCTGGACTACTACACGCGCACGACGTTCGAGTTCGTCCACGACGGACTGGGCTCCCAGTCCGCGGTGGGCGGCGGCGGCCGTTACGACGGCCTGTCCGAGATGATCGGCGGCCCTTCCCTGCCCTCGGTCGGCTGGGCCCTCGGCGTCGACCGCACCGTCCTCGCCCTGGAGGCGGAGGGCATCGAACCGGACATCCCGTCCACCACCTCCGTCTTCGCGGTCCCGCTCGGCGAGGAGGCCCGCCGGATCCTGTTCGCCAAGGTCACCGAGCTGCGCAAGAACGGCGTCGCCGCCGACTTCTCCTACGGCGGCAAGGGCCTGAAGGCCGCGATGAAGGCGGCCAACCGCTCCGGCGCCCGCTACACCCTGGTCCTGGGCGAGCGGGATCTCGCCGAGGGCGTCGTCCAGCTCAAGGACATGGAGTCCGGCGAGCAGACCGCGATCGGCGTCAACGAGATCGTGGCGGAGCTGGAGTCGAGGCTCGGCTAG
- a CDS encoding MBL fold metallo-hydrolase, producing the protein MLIAGFPAGAWGTNCYLVAPAAGEECVIIDPGHQAAPGVEDAIRKHRLKPVAVVLTHGHIDHVASVVPVCGAHDVPAWIHPEDRFMMSDPEKGIGRSIGMPLMGELTVGEPDDVKELTDGARLALAGLELTVAHAPGHTKGSVTFGLPEAADIPPVMFSGDLLFAGSIGRTDFPGGSMDDMLESLARVCLPLDDSTVVLSGHGPQTTIGQERATNPYLRQVAAGRQGNSAPNAPRRGM; encoded by the coding sequence GTGCTCATTGCCGGGTTCCCCGCCGGGGCCTGGGGGACGAACTGCTATCTCGTCGCCCCCGCCGCCGGTGAGGAGTGCGTGATCATCGACCCGGGCCACCAGGCGGCCCCCGGAGTCGAGGACGCGATCCGCAAGCATCGGCTCAAGCCCGTCGCCGTCGTCCTCACCCACGGCCACATCGACCACGTCGCCTCGGTCGTCCCGGTGTGCGGCGCGCACGACGTGCCCGCCTGGATCCACCCCGAGGACCGCTTCATGATGAGCGACCCCGAGAAGGGGATCGGCCGCAGCATCGGCATGCCGCTCATGGGCGAGCTGACCGTCGGGGAGCCGGACGACGTCAAGGAGCTGACCGACGGCGCGAGGCTGGCGCTGGCGGGCCTGGAGCTGACCGTCGCGCACGCGCCCGGCCATACCAAGGGGTCGGTGACCTTCGGCCTGCCCGAGGCGGCGGACATCCCGCCGGTGATGTTCTCGGGCGACCTGCTGTTCGCCGGCTCCATCGGACGCACCGACTTCCCCGGTGGCTCCATGGACGACATGCTCGAGTCCCTGGCACGCGTGTGCCTGCCGCTCGACGACTCGACCGTGGTGCTCTCCGGACACGGCCCCCAGACGACCATCGGCCAGGAACGCGCCACCAACCCGTACTTGCGGCAAGTGGCCGCAGGCCGCCAAGGGAACAGCGCTCCGAACGCGCCCCGACGAGGAATGTGA
- a CDS encoding peptidylprolyl isomerase, whose protein sequence is MVTQEQRRRQLAREKFLRQQQRRTSARRKSRMRNAAVASVLGVILIGSVALYTTGVVLGDDDDSKTNASAEVTPSASAPSKAPDPCEKPAEGKVKTQTWKKEPATTIDESAKYTMKLATTCGDIDIALKAKAAPHTVNSFDFLAGKGYFDHTKCHRLTTEGIYVLQCGDPTAQGNGGPGYNIPDENLKDKSLKDNVYPAGTVAMANTGQPDSGGSQFFLVYQDSQLPPSYTPFGTVSEEGMTVLKKIASAGAQPADPTTGNTAPNATVVIDKATVTKS, encoded by the coding sequence GTGGTCACCCAGGAGCAGCGGCGGCGTCAGCTCGCCCGGGAGAAGTTCTTGCGGCAGCAGCAGCGACGCACCTCCGCGCGACGCAAGTCACGCATGCGCAACGCCGCGGTCGCGTCGGTGCTCGGCGTCATTCTGATCGGCAGTGTCGCGCTGTACACGACCGGAGTGGTCCTGGGGGACGACGACGACAGCAAGACGAACGCGAGCGCGGAGGTCACGCCGAGCGCCTCGGCTCCGAGCAAGGCGCCGGACCCGTGCGAGAAGCCCGCCGAGGGCAAGGTCAAGACGCAGACCTGGAAGAAGGAACCTGCGACGACCATCGACGAGTCGGCGAAGTACACGATGAAGCTGGCGACCACGTGCGGTGACATAGACATCGCGCTGAAGGCGAAGGCGGCACCGCACACCGTCAACTCGTTCGACTTCCTGGCCGGCAAGGGCTACTTCGACCACACCAAGTGCCACCGGCTCACCACCGAGGGCATCTACGTGCTCCAGTGCGGCGACCCCACGGCCCAGGGCAACGGCGGTCCCGGCTACAACATCCCGGACGAGAACCTGAAGGACAAGAGCCTCAAGGACAACGTGTACCCGGCGGGCACGGTGGCGATGGCCAACACCGGTCAGCCGGACTCCGGCGGGAGCCAGTTCTTCCTCGTGTACCAGGACAGCCAGCTGCCTCCCAGCTACACCCCGTTCGGCACGGTGTCGGAGGAGGGCATGACCGTACTGAAGAAGATCGCCTCCGCGGGAGCCCAGCCCGCGGACCCCACGACCGGCAACACCGCGCCCAACGCGACGGTCGTGATCGACAAGGCGACCGTCACGAAATCCTGA
- a CDS encoding DUF349 domain-containing protein — protein sequence MSSDPWGRVDETGTVYVRTADGEQVVGSWQAGSPEEALAYFERKYEGLVVEIGLLEKRVKTTDLSAKDAQTAVDHLREQVDAHHAVGDLEALRARLDQLVALVETRREERKAQRAKQSDEARGAKEALVAEAEELARSDQWRAAGERLRSLVDTWKGLPRLDRKSDDELWHRFSHARSAFSKRRKQHFAQLDAQREEARRIKERLVSEAEALSNSTDWGPTAARYRDLMSEWKAAGRAQREHEDDLWNRFRGAQDVFFAARSSVFAERDAEQTENLKLKEELAAEAEKLVPVTDLKSARAAFRSVNERWEAIGHVPRDSRPKVEGRMHAVERALQEAEEAEWRRTNPEARARAEGLTGQLQAAVDKLRSQVEQARAQGNDAKADKLARELEGRQALLDQALKGLHEFGG from the coding sequence GTGAGCAGCGACCCGTGGGGCCGCGTCGATGAGACGGGGACCGTGTACGTGCGTACGGCCGACGGCGAGCAGGTCGTCGGCTCCTGGCAGGCAGGCTCCCCCGAGGAGGCACTCGCCTACTTCGAACGCAAGTACGAAGGCCTGGTTGTCGAGATCGGCCTCCTCGAGAAGCGGGTGAAGACCACCGACCTGTCGGCCAAGGACGCCCAGACCGCCGTCGACCACCTGCGCGAGCAGGTGGACGCACACCACGCGGTCGGCGACCTGGAGGCTCTGCGGGCCCGGCTGGACCAGCTCGTCGCGCTCGTGGAGACACGGCGCGAGGAGCGCAAGGCCCAGCGGGCCAAGCAGTCCGACGAGGCGCGCGGCGCCAAGGAGGCCCTGGTCGCCGAGGCCGAGGAGCTGGCGCGCTCGGACCAGTGGCGGGCGGCCGGTGAGCGGCTACGGTCCCTGGTCGACACCTGGAAGGGTCTGCCGCGTCTGGACCGCAAGTCCGACGACGAGCTGTGGCACCGCTTCTCGCACGCGCGCTCGGCGTTCTCCAAGCGCCGCAAGCAGCACTTCGCACAGCTCGACGCACAGCGCGAGGAGGCACGGCGGATCAAGGAGCGGCTGGTCTCCGAGGCCGAGGCGCTGTCGAACTCGACGGACTGGGGGCCGACGGCCGCGCGCTACCGCGACCTGATGTCCGAGTGGAAGGCCGCGGGCCGCGCCCAGCGCGAGCACGAGGACGACCTGTGGAACCGCTTCCGCGGCGCCCAGGACGTGTTCTTCGCCGCCCGCAGCTCGGTCTTCGCCGAGCGGGACGCCGAGCAGACGGAGAACCTGAAGCTCAAGGAGGAGCTGGCCGCGGAGGCCGAGAAGCTCGTCCCGGTCACCGACCTCAAGTCGGCCCGCGCCGCGTTCCGTTCGGTCAACGAGCGCTGGGAGGCCATCGGCCACGTGCCGCGCGACTCCCGGCCGAAGGTCGAGGGGCGGATGCACGCGGTCGAGCGTGCCCTCCAGGAGGCCGAGGAGGCCGAGTGGCGCCGGACCAACCCGGAGGCACGCGCGCGGGCCGAGGGCCTGACCGGTCAGCTCCAGGCCGCCGTGGACAAGCTGCGCTCCCAGGTCGAGCAGGCGCGCGCCCAGGGCAACGACGCCAAGGCCGACAAGCTCGCGCGTGAGCTGGAGGGCCGCCAGGCGCTCCTCGACCAGGCGCTCAAGGGGCTGCACGAGTTCGGCGGCTGA
- the relA gene encoding GTP pyrophosphokinase: protein MPDEAQPLTAAKPESASASAAKPAPSAPQAKNDTRGPIQHAASGPVDKPAEQQPRPKPLPAERPQNAPVVRAPAGQPARSGSSNRVRARLARLGVQRANPYNPVLEPLLRIVRGNDPKIETATLRQIERAYQVAERWHRGQKRKSGDPYITHPLAVTTILAELGMDPATLMAGLLHDTVEDTEYGLEDLRRDFGDVVTLLVDGVTKLDKVKFGEAAQAETVRKMVVAMAKDPRVLVIKLADRLHNMRTMRYLKREKQEKKARETLEIYAPLAHRLGMNTIKWELEDLAFAILYPKMYDEIVRLVAERAPKRDEYLAVVTDEVQQDLRAARIKATVTGRPKHYYSVYQKMIVRGRDFAEIYDLVGIRVLVDTVRDCYAALGTVHARWNPVPGRFKDYIAMPKFNMYQSLHTTVIGPGGKPVELQIRTFDMHRRAEYGIAAHWKYKQEAVAGASKVRTDAPRSSGKSKDDHLNDMAWLRQLLDWQKETEDPGEFLESLRFDLSRNEVFVFTPKGDVIALPAGATPVDFAYAVHTEVGHRTIGARVNGRLVPLESTLDNGDLVEVFTSKAAGAGPSRDWLGFVKSPRARNKIRAWFSKERRDEAIEQGKDAIVRAMRKQNLPIQRILTGDSLVTLAHEMRYSDISALYAAIGEGHVSAPNIVQKLVQALGGEEAATEEIDESVPPSRGRGRKRRANADPGVVVKGVDDVWVKLARCCTPVPGDPIIGFVTRGSGVSVHRSDCVNVDSLSREPERILEVEWAPTQSSVFLVAIQVEALDRSRLLSDVTRVLSDQHVNILSAAVQTSRDRVATSRFTFEMGDPKHLGHVLKAVRGVEGVYDVYRVTSARRPS, encoded by the coding sequence TTGCCAGACGAGGCCCAGCCACTGACCGCCGCAAAGCCCGAGTCCGCCTCGGCGTCCGCGGCGAAGCCCGCGCCGAGCGCGCCCCAGGCGAAGAACGACACGCGTGGGCCGATCCAGCATGCCGCGTCCGGGCCGGTCGACAAGCCCGCCGAGCAGCAGCCGCGCCCCAAGCCGCTGCCCGCCGAGCGCCCGCAGAACGCGCCCGTGGTCCGCGCCCCCGCCGGACAGCCCGCCCGCTCCGGCTCCTCCAACCGCGTCCGGGCCCGCCTCGCCCGCCTCGGCGTCCAGCGTGCCAACCCCTACAACCCGGTCCTGGAGCCGCTGCTGCGCATAGTGCGCGGCAACGACCCCAAGATCGAGACGGCGACCCTGCGCCAGATCGAGCGCGCCTACCAGGTCGCCGAACGCTGGCACCGCGGCCAGAAGCGCAAGAGCGGTGACCCGTACATCACGCACCCGCTCGCCGTCACCACCATCCTCGCCGAGCTGGGCATGGATCCGGCCACGCTGATGGCCGGGCTGCTGCACGACACCGTCGAGGACACCGAGTACGGCCTGGAGGACCTGCGCCGCGACTTCGGCGACGTGGTCACCCTGCTCGTCGACGGCGTCACCAAGCTGGACAAGGTCAAGTTCGGCGAGGCCGCGCAGGCCGAGACCGTGCGCAAGATGGTCGTCGCCATGGCCAAGGATCCCCGCGTCCTGGTCATCAAGCTCGCCGACCGCCTGCACAACATGCGCACCATGCGCTACCTCAAGCGCGAGAAGCAGGAGAAGAAGGCGCGCGAGACCCTGGAGATCTACGCGCCGCTCGCCCACCGCCTGGGCATGAACACCATCAAGTGGGAGCTGGAGGACCTCGCCTTCGCGATCCTCTACCCCAAGATGTACGACGAGATCGTCCGCCTGGTCGCCGAGCGCGCCCCCAAGCGCGACGAGTACCTCGCCGTCGTCACCGACGAGGTCCAGCAGGACCTGCGCGCGGCCCGCATCAAGGCGACCGTCACCGGCCGCCCCAAGCACTACTACAGCGTCTACCAGAAGATGATCGTCCGCGGCCGGGACTTCGCGGAGATCTACGACCTGGTGGGCATCCGCGTCCTGGTGGACACCGTCCGCGACTGCTACGCGGCACTCGGCACGGTCCACGCCCGCTGGAACCCGGTTCCGGGGCGGTTCAAGGACTACATCGCGATGCCCAAGTTCAACATGTACCAGTCGCTGCACACGACGGTCATCGGGCCCGGCGGCAAGCCGGTCGAGCTGCAGATCCGCACCTTCGACATGCACCGCCGCGCGGAGTACGGCATCGCCGCGCACTGGAAGTACAAGCAGGAGGCCGTCGCCGGCGCCTCCAAGGTGCGCACCGACGCCCCCAGGTCGTCCGGCAAGAGCAAGGACGACCACCTCAACGACATGGCGTGGCTGCGTCAGCTGCTGGACTGGCAGAAGGAGACCGAGGACCCCGGCGAGTTCCTGGAGTCCCTCCGCTTCGACCTGTCCCGCAACGAGGTCTTCGTCTTCACCCCCAAGGGCGACGTCATAGCGCTCCCGGCCGGAGCCACCCCCGTGGACTTCGCCTACGCGGTCCACACCGAGGTCGGCCACCGCACCATAGGGGCCCGGGTCAACGGGCGTCTGGTGCCGCTGGAGTCCACCCTGGACAACGGCGACCTGGTGGAGGTCTTCACCTCCAAGGCGGCCGGTGCGGGACCCTCCCGCGACTGGCTGGGCTTCGTGAAGTCGCCGCGCGCCCGCAACAAGATCCGCGCCTGGTTCTCCAAGGAGCGCCGCGACGAGGCGATCGAGCAGGGCAAGGACGCCATCGTCCGCGCGATGCGCAAGCAGAACCTGCCGATCCAGCGCATCCTCACCGGCGACTCCCTGGTGACGCTCGCGCACGAGATGCGCTACTCGGACATCTCCGCGCTGTACGCGGCGATCGGCGAGGGCCACGTCTCCGCGCCGAACATCGTGCAGAAGCTGGTCCAGGCGCTCGGCGGCGAGGAGGCCGCCACCGAGGAGATCGACGAGTCGGTCCCGCCGTCCCGCGGCCGCGGCCGCAAGCGCCGGGCGAACGCCGACCCGGGCGTGGTCGTCAAGGGCGTCGACGATGTGTGGGTCAAGCTGGCCCGCTGCTGTACGCCCGTGCCCGGCGACCCGATCATCGGCTTCGTCACCCGCGGCAGCGGCGTCTCCGTCCACCGCAGCGACTGCGTGAACGTGGACTCGCTGTCCCGCGAGCCGGAGCGCATCCTCGAGGTCGAGTGGGCGCCGACCCAGTCCTCGGTCTTCCTGGTCGCCATCCAGGTCGAGGCGCTGGACCGCTCACGGCTGCTTTCGGACGTCACGCGCGTGCTGTCCGACCAGCACGTCAACATCCTCTCGGCGGCCGTCCAGACCTCCCGCGACCGGGTGGCCACCTCCCGCTTCACCTTCGAGATGGGCGACCCGAAGCACCTGGGGCACGTCCTGAAGGCCGTACGCGGCGTCGAGGGCGTCTACGACGTGTACCGGGTGACTTCGGCGCGCAGGCCGTCGTAG
- a CDS encoding adenine phosphoribosyltransferase translates to MTETTGITELLLSRIRDVADHPEPGVVFKDITPLLADPAAFAALTDALAEVAGHTGATKVVGLEARGFILGAPVALRAGLGFIPVRKAGKLPGATLSQAYDLEYGSAEIEVHAEDLTAGDRVLVVDDVLATGGTAEASLELIRRAGAEVAGLAVLMELGFLGGRARLEPALAGAPLKALLTV, encoded by the coding sequence ATGACCGAGACGACCGGCATCACGGAGCTGCTGCTCAGCCGCATCCGTGACGTGGCCGACCACCCGGAGCCGGGCGTGGTGTTCAAGGACATCACCCCCCTCCTGGCGGACCCGGCCGCGTTCGCCGCCCTGACCGACGCGCTCGCCGAGGTCGCCGGGCACACCGGCGCCACCAAGGTCGTCGGCCTAGAGGCCCGCGGCTTCATCCTCGGCGCCCCGGTGGCCCTGAGGGCGGGCCTCGGCTTCATCCCCGTACGCAAGGCGGGCAAGCTCCCCGGAGCCACGCTCAGCCAGGCCTACGACCTGGAGTACGGCTCCGCCGAGATCGAGGTGCACGCCGAGGACCTCACCGCGGGCGACCGCGTGCTGGTCGTCGACGACGTCCTCGCCACCGGCGGCACCGCCGAGGCCTCGCTGGAGCTGATCCGGCGGGCCGGCGCCGAGGTCGCGGGCCTCGCCGTCCTGATGGAGCTGGGCTTCCTCGGCGGCCGTGCCCGTCTGGAGCCCGCCCTGGCCGGGGCACCGCTGAAGGCACTGCTCACGGTCTGA